A stretch of Coccidioides posadasii str. Silveira chromosome 2, complete sequence DNA encodes these proteins:
- a CDS encoding uncharacterized protein (EggNog:ENOG410PM71~COG:S~TransMembrane:1 (o812-831i)~BUSCO:1776at33183), translating into MNTEPSLTARLPSRCRSRMVKPQLSILPAGTLREILKYLGLKDLVQLMRVSRAFRDLAAAELYHSLSHRFSEAADQRDTRIYLGSFADILETLATSDFNYAAYLKRIALNILWNNDVTYKRVQEKIALQFKYDTECGRFFNTLILAIVKQTTALETFRWDIKVQLNPSIFAALGKLSSLQNLHVRLHAGRSHPPINSASPPSWAPAPLSTLQPTSPPQPSQHTHPHHHGPPPPPAATTPYAASTSKVTASQDLPRPRRTFSHIQKLTNLAVLDMDSLEYVDEIAECISGSATSLKWLKLSFSEKFASKAQKKTVQEDPDPDTDTEDNEDIYDDDVTPSPAFGTTATSNPNNDATVRSERIAQEKALARLFGLERETTMQKLLVQKVVETGLATTEHKKECVLHRASQEPDRVFIHELYGIACDLAQGTATLTPGPSAIQTVERLQKATSKFLVRWANVQTNLPHNLPNACAGICAENLPCLSKEDGLDSGTDSDAPVGGGNADDNTQTIQSSTADPVGDTIKGADIPATLPNSTESASSSPAIEQQGEADPSDPMNPINSDLEKQLVDIVDMEHPDELSEGEDQEFLEPEGPESHEGDFAALVDTTVVPPHAGVVMQPTASSKGKEPIRDTHISTSHKDKGQRNGSQPDYGEISGQQAVQEYIRLNHGIALEELSIQLIPLKASVICRAVNVWSLKHISLLNVGPQRAFWAMLTALHTSNPLQITSIHTDNVTQALLTFLGTLPYVEDLFLIERSTSAQSDPPASKSAVRIEDIREIVLRKHIKHLKRLMIRNDVDSSWNLDRRSVLYITRMGLQLVELLVVVDLSVFHLMMHYIRCMRSLVALHILLNSLEYCAMSLREIRLCAVDSVLHFPSLKVQYIAVSHMASGPVATKVSRISRSFRVKKDPKLNDVKMEAISKMLGIAALRISENDVSAGTSQSSQAENSLKATHFADDSDDELSPYNQMVVDSVDLHEIRGIKIWGKEIFYSIL; encoded by the exons ATGAATACTGAACCTTCACTTACCGCAAGACTGCCATCGAGATGTCGCTCGCGCATGGTCAAGCCTCAGTTGTCTATTCTTCCAGCAGGGACGCTCCGCGAAATACTAAAATAT CTGGGACTCAAGGACCTAGTCCAGTTAATGCGTGTTTCGCGAGCCTTCCGTGACCTCGCCGCTGCTGAACTCTACCACAGCCTAAGCCACCGATTCTCTGAGGCCGCTGACCAAAGAGATACCCGTATTTATTTAGGTTCCTTCGCTGATATCCTGGAAACGTTGGCAACGAGCGACTTTAATTATGCCGCCTACCTCAAACGCATCGCATTAAACATCCTATGGAACAACGATGTAACCTATAAAAGGGTTCAGGAGAAGATTGCCCTCCAGTTCAAGTACGATACGGAGTGCGGAAGATTTTTCAATACACTTATTTTAGCAATAGTCAAGCAAACAACGGCCCTGGAGACATTCCG CTGGGATATTAAGGTGCAGCTCAATCCGTCAATCTTCGCAGCCCTGGGGAAGCTTTCGAGCTTGCAGAACTTGCACGTTCGACTGCACGCTGGTCGGTCGCATCCCCCGATCAATAGCGCTTCACCACCCTCGTGGGCCCCGGCTCCTTTGTCAACCCTACAGCCGACATCGCCACCTCAGCCGAGCCAGCATACTCATCCTCATCACCATGGCCCTCCACCCCCACCAGCGGCTACCACTCCATATGCGGCCTCTACTTCTAAGGTCACCGCAAGCCAGGACTTGCCTCGGCCTCGACGGACATTTTCGCATATTCAGAAACTCACAAACTTAGCTGTTCTAGATATGGATTCCCTCGAGTACGTAGACGAAATTGCTGAATGTATTTCTGGGTCGGCGACGTCACTTAAGTGGCTGAAGTTGTCGTTCTCTGAGAAGTTCGCCTCAAAAGCTCAGAAAAAGACCGTCCAAGAAGATCCCGACCCCGATACCGACACGGAAGACAATGAAGATATATACGACGACGACGTTACGCCATCTCCGGCATTTGGAACTACGGCCACATCAAATCCAAATAATGATGCAACTGTCAGAAGTGAACGTATCGCACAAGAAAAAGCCCTTGCACGGCTTTTTGGTTTAGAAAGGGAAACAACGATGCAAAAACTACTAGTACAGAAAGTGGTTGAAACTGGTTTGGCAACTACTGAGCATAAAAAGGAGTGTGTCCTTCATCGTGCAAGCCAAGAACCCGATCGTGTCTTTATACATGAGTTATACGGTATTGCGTGCGACCTTGCCCAAGGTACGGCTACTCTTACACCCGGCCCAAGTGCGATTCAGACGGTCGAAAGGTTACAGAAGGCCACATCCAAATTTCTTGTGAGGTGGGCAAATGTGCAAACGAATTTGCCTCATAACTTGCCAAATGCCTGCGCAGGTATTTGTGCCGAGAATTTACCATGCTTAAGTAAAGAAGATGGCCTGGATTCCGGCACCGATTCAGATGCCCCGGTTGGTGGCGGCAATGCAGATGATAATACTCAAACCATCCAAAGCTCAACAGCGGATCCTGTTGGCGATACCATCAAAGGCGCAGATATTCCCGCCACGCTACCGAACTCCACTGAATCAGCGTCTTCCTCTCCTGCAATTGAACAGCAAGGGGAAGCGGACCCCTCAGATCCTATGAATCCCATAAACAGTGATCTTGAAAAGCAGCTAGTGGACATTGTCGATATGGAGCATCCAGACGAGTTAAGCGAAGGAGAAGACCAAGAATTTCTTGAACCAGAGGGCCCTGAATCCCACGAAGGTGATTTCGCTGCACTAGTTGATACTACCGTTGTTCCTCCTCACGCTGGGGTAGTGATGCAACCCACTGCCTCTTCAAAAGGCAAGGAACCGATTAGGGATACACACATATCTACTTCACATAAGGACAAAGGGCAGAGGAATGGCAGCCAGCCAGATTATGGCGAAATTTCTGGACAGCAGGCGGTGCAGGAATATATCCGACTAAACCATGGAATTGCATTGGAAGAGCTTTCAATTCAACTGATTCCACTTAAAGCTTCAGTTATTTGCCGGGCTGTTAACGTTTGGTCATTAAAGCATATTTCACTTTTGAACGTTGGCCCGCAGCGAGCATTCTGGGCGATGCTTACCGCACTACATACGTCCAATCCTCTTCAGATAACTTCAATTCATACAGACAATGTGACACAAGCGCTTTTAACGTTTCTAGGGACCCTTCCATATGTTGAAGACTTGTTTCTTATAGAACGAAGCACGAGCGCACAGTCTGATCCACCCGCTTCAAAATCGGCCGTCCGCATCGAGGATATTCGTGAAATAGTGTTAAGAAAACATATCAAACACTTGAAACGTCTTATGATTCGAAACGATGTCGATTCAAGTTGGAATCTAGACCGGCGGTCGGTTCTATATATCACAAGGATGGGTTTACAACTTGTTGAACTTCTTGTAGTCGTGGATCTTTCGGTTTTT CACCTTATGATGCACTACATTCGTTGCATGCGGTCTCTTGTCGCCTTACACATTTTACTAAACAGTCTCGAATATTGTGCGATGTCGTTGCGCGAGATACGCCTCTGCGCTGTGGACAGCGTCCTCCACTTTCCATCGCTTAAGGTCCAGTATATTGCTGTTAGCCACATGGCGAGCGGCCCAGTGGCCACGAAAGTGTCACGCATTTCGAGAAGCTTTCGAGTCAAGAAAGATCCAAAGCTGAATGACGTGAAAATGGAAGCTATTTCGAAGATGTTGGGGATTGCCGCTTTGAGGATCTCTGAGAACGACGTGTCGGCTGGAACCTCCCAAAGTTCTCAAGCTGAAAATTCGCTTAAAGCCACTCATTTTGCGGATGATAGTGATGACGAGCTTTCTCCATATAACCAGATGGTGGTGGATTCGGTAGATCTTCATGAGATTCGCGGAATTAAAATTTGGGGGAAGGAGATATTTTACTCGATTTTGTGA
- the GPI8 gene encoding glycosylphosphatidylinositol anchor biosynthesis (SECRETED:SignalP(1-22)~BUSCO:321728at4751~EggNog:ENOG410PFK5~COG:O~TransMembrane:1 (n3-18c26/27o381-401i)~MEROPS:MER0002477~BUSCO:7889at33183): MNLLLAFVYILTLGLLLANGSAFVAATHTSNWAVLVSTSRFWFNYRHLANVLSLYRTVKRLGIPDSQIILMLPDDMACNPRNAFPGTVYNNADRALDLYGDNIEVDYRGYEVTVESFIRLLTDRLGEDVPRSKRLGSDAGSNVLVYMTGHGGDQFLKFQDSEEIGAWDLADAFGQMWEKKRYSELLFMIDTCQANTMFTHFYSPNIIATGSSALDQSSYSHHADSDVGVAVIDRWTYYILEFLETQVTSPSSKLTLGDLFDSYDESKIHSQPGVRWDLFPGGEQAGRLRKVMDFFGNVQDVEIEAGQNATADIREDLAAVAKLVEEWKQRERAYFSNASSTESVSEQLSNTAQKNRVTLSPVQTPTGAVRMKDMNTWNKQAVGVSLLAGLGAVWLAGSLTAKS; this comes from the coding sequence ATGAATCTGCTACTGGCTTTCGTCTATATCCTCACCCTTGGCCTTCTCCTCGCAAATGGATCTGCCTTCGTCGCTGCGACCCATACTTCTAATTGGGCTGTCCTGGTGTCAACATCGCGATTCTGGTTTAACTATCGCCATCTCGCCAATGTCCTTTCCCTCTACCGAACGGTAAAGCGCTTGGGCATCCCCGACTCTCAGATCATCCTCATGCTGCCCGATGACATGGCGTGCAATCCGCGAAACGCATTTCCAGGAACCGTTTACAACAATGCGGATAGAGCGCTGGATCTATATGGTGATAACATCGAGGTGGATTATCGAGGCTACGAAGTGACTGTCGAGAGTTTTATTCGCCTTCTCACTGATCGCCTGGGAGAGGACGTGCCCCGCAGCAAACGGCTAGGCTCCGACGCCGGAAGCAACGTCCTGGTTTACATGACGGGTCACGGGGGGGATCAGTTCCTGAAATTCCAAGACTCTGAAGAAATCGGTGCATGGGATCTGGCCGATGCATTTGGTCAAATGTGGGAGAAGAAACGTTACAGTGAATTACTATTTATGATCGACACCTGCCAGGCAAACACCATGTTCACACATTTTTATTCCCCAAACATCATCGCGACCGGTTCAAGTGCATTGGACCAGTCTTCCTACTCCCATCATGCAGACAGCGACGTTGGAGTTGCCGTTATCGATCGCTGGACTTACTACATTCTCGAATTCCTTGAAACGCAGGTGACTTCACCGAGCTCTAAGCTCACACTTGGCGACCTATTCGATTCATACGACGAGTCAAAGATTCACTCGCAGCCAGGTGTGCGATGGGATCTTTTTCCCGGTGGTGAGCAGGCTGGGCGGTTACGCAAAGTTATGGACTTCTTCGGCAACGTCCAAGATGTTGAAATTGAAGCTGGGCAAAATGCCACCGCTGATATCCGTGAAGACTTGGCAGCTGTTGCGAAGTTGGTCGAGGAGTGGAAACAGCGAGAACGTGCTTATTTCTCAAATGCGAGCAGCACCGAATCTGTGTCGGAGCAGCTGTCCAACACTGCCCAGAAAAATCGTGTTACCCTCTCTCCAGTGCAAACACCCACTGGTGCCGTGAGAATGAAGGACATGAATACCTGGAACAAACAAGCCGTCGGCGTATCTTTGTTGGCTGGCCTGGGGGCTGTGTGGCTCGCTGGATCTTTAACGGCAAAATCATAA
- a CDS encoding uncharacterized protein (EggNog:ENOG410PS4Z~COG:S), translating to MPLLTLHLLRLQPNTDVRNFVHSVRSSPDVEVVVASRPRRYVIRPEIIDVHHLTNQQWDLMLLLRSAGNGIPPALRSAVSAEYSVNAGIPSKLLKTYPQLDAKLKREASSAPLTSSLEKARNRSSSQSLELSADLLAFMDELVKEHDKPVTMLNLLHFHPNGKPEYFKYGQGFISVAGKRGGDAKIVGNVVKPPSGQTDSRGEADRLENEWWNEISIVHYPSIRHFCDMLAGEDYQEINSKHRLGVSCSMFFIQGPWHTNLTAY from the exons ATGCCTCTTCTCACCCTTCACCTCCTCCGCCTGCAGCCAAACACGGACGTCAGGAACTTCGTGCACTCAGTGCGAAGCTCTCCAGATGTCGAAGTTGTAGTGGCCTCTCGACCGCGGCGATATGTCATTCGCCCTGAGATAATCGATGTCCATCATCTAACCAATCAACAGTGGGATCTTATGCTGCTGCTCCGCTCAGCTGGAAATGGGATTCCCCCAGCCCTGCGGTCTGCTGTCAGCGCAGAGTATTCAGTGAACGCTGGAATCCCATCCAAACTCCTCAAAACGTATCCGCAGCTTGACGCAAAGCTAAAACGAGAGGCCTCATCAGCGCCTTTAACTAGTTCGCTGGAAAAGGCTCGCAATAGATCATCGTCTCAATCCTTGGAGCTATCGGCAGATCTTCTGGCGTTTATGGATGAGCTGGTCAAGGAGCATGACAAGCCGGTCACCATGCTCAaccttcttcattttcatccCAACGGGAAGCCAGAATACTTCAAATACGGACAG GGGTTTATTTCAGTTGCCGGAAAGCGTGGGGGAGACGCGAAAATCGTCGGTAACGTGGTAAAACCCCCTAGTGGCCAAACCGACTCAAGAGGGGAGGCAGATAGACTCGAGAATGAATGGTGGAATGAGATATCTATCGTCCATTACCCTTCCATCCGTCATTTCTGCGATATGTTAGCAGGCGAAGACTACCAGGAGATCAATTCAAAACATAGGCTTGGGGTAAGTTGCTCTATGTTTTTCATCCAAGGACCCTGGCATACGAATTTAACTGCATATTAG
- a CDS encoding uncharacterized protein (EggNog:ENOG410PGCR~COG:S) → MGGKKGENSKKAAGMARKAEVAAQKQAISDAKKAADEDRKWQQGAKSNAKKESEESKRADAARKKAERDALLAAEEASQPSKPKGAGAKSAAKKTRGTLDFSHLDAALGVSTSGSKKAAALNASGIDNALDALSLTSNSESTKIDRHPERRFKAAYAAFEARRLPEIEKEQPGLRRQQRIEIVKKEFEKSEDNPFNKVNVAYDASKEEIAKVKAAEKAKIESRLAAR, encoded by the exons ATGGGTGGAAAGAAGGGCGAGAACTCCAAGAAAGCGGCGGGCATGGCTCGC AAAGCCGAAGTTGCGGCCCAGAAGCAAGCCATATCCGATGCGAAGAAGGCTGCGGACGAAGATCGCAAGTGGCAACAGGGTGCGAAATCGAATGCGAAGAA AGAGTCAGAAGAATCTAAACGAGCTGACGCAGCCCGCAAGAAAGCGGAGCGTGATGCCCTTCTCGCCGCAGAAGAAGCCTCGCAGCCTTCCAAACCCAAAGGTGCAGGCGCTAAATCTGCGGCGAAAAAGACTCGGGGCACATTAGATTTCTCCCACCTCGACGCGGCGCTTGGCGTGTCTACCTCTGGATCCAAGAAAGCAGCTGCGCTCAACGCCTCCGGCATCGATAACGCACTCGACGCGCTGTCGTTAACGTCGAATTCCGAAAGCACTAAGATAGATCGTCATCCGGAGCGCAGATTCAAAGCGGCATATGCCGCTTTCGAGGCACGACGGTTACCCGAGATCGAAAAGGAACAACCGGGACTGAGAAGACAACAGAGGATTGAGATTGTCAAGAAAGAGTTCGAGAAGAGCGAAGACAATCCATTCAATAAAGTCAACGTGGCGTACGATGCGAGCAAAGAGGAGATTGCGAAAGTCAAG
- a CDS encoding uncharacterized protein (EggNog:ENOG410Q596~COG:S~BUSCO:13632at33183), translating to MVHCILMPIDDRDWDEVMEVQFRAFSKERFCELVRGGNTIENRAKCKEQYADQRTKQREVIWLKAISASDPRKKILGVAKYTICATYIPRTPVDIDPSSFVWLEDPEDRDIAALILQDVVDRLARHIKGPHILLGSLFVDPEYRGQGIATRLVKWGVGLADHMMLPVWLEASTTAHSLYVRQGFHEKIRCRLTMGKWDIEYSIMKKSPKTTHFELDEAHTGIKQNGC from the exons ATGGTTCATTGCATACTGATGCCAATCGATGACAGAGACTGGGATGAAGTGATGGAGGTACAGTTCCGTGCCTTCTCAAAGGAGAGGTTTTGCGAGTTGGTCCGTGGAGGAAATACCATTGAGAACCGTGCTAAATGCAAAGAGCAATATGCGGATCAACGAACCAAGCAAAGGGAAGTTATCTGGCTCAAAGCCATTTCCGCCAGCGATCCTCGAAAGAAAATACTGGGCGTAGCCAAATATACGATCTGCGCAACGTACATCCCTCGTACGCCTGTGGACATTGATCCGAGCTCCTTCGTTTGGTTGGAGGACCCAGAGGATAGGGACATTGCCGCTTTGATCCTTCAGGATGTGGTTGATCGCTTGGCCAGGCATATTAAGGGCCCGCATATCC TACTTGGGTCCCTTTTTGTCGACCCGGAGTATCGCGGACAAGGCATTGCCACCCGGCTCGTGAAATGGGGCGTTGGACTTGCGGACCACATGATGCTCCCAGTATGGCTTGAGGCCTCTACCACAGCTCATAGCCTCTATGTCCGGCAAGGGTTTCATGAGAAAATTCGGTGCAGGCTAACAATGGGGAAGTGGGATATTGAATATTCAATAATGAAGAAAAGCCCGAAAACAACACATTTTGAACTTGATGAGGCCCACACAGGAATCAAGCAAAATGGCTGTTAA
- a CDS encoding uncharacterized protein (BUSCO:97141at4751~EggNog:ENOG410PIUW~COG:L~BUSCO:3195at33183) — translation MYLPRSLISLLYSHLLRSHHPLSPPVLILAALEPDALCACRILTALLKRDYIPHKIQPIDGYGDLARAGEELVQPMQTTMGGSGGIVICMGVGGLVDLGEILGLETDGETGDMGGVEVWVIDARRPWNLGNVFGGHPERAQPEETNEMSKTRAAGVDRGRITESYKPGKGGIIVYDDGDIEDDLAAQRDAYCSLEAMPEIDDDSDESDGSDSDGDSEEEAGRPTKKRKSWSSREDEDSGDEDGPPRQRRRSNSGSSVSTLNPYLTSQRDSSQSSRSPSPRSRSVSPETPTAPSARTLRRRLIRLKRKHEDVLRAYYSLGTSYSEPISSILYSLASELGREDNDILWLAIIGVCSLELSGRTMSGVGISDSSESGGSAGWGGGRGERIRQLLRDEVRRLNPPGDSENGREAMRSEVNSVIPTTGRSPTDTSILLSPEPRLLLLRHWSLYESMLHSPYLAPRLHVWNETGRRRLRKLLAKMGVSLTQCHQNYTHMDMDLKRDLRQKMLKYAPMYGLEGLVPPPSSGGFSGTREGWGFVRNWGWKACLSATDIGVIIGAILEVGSLQSGVSIAAKQDAPKESDEKENTDSSSNQDSPSILARFWDAYDALSPTSSESPTELLKFLPLAQHLHRAILRTGTSLLSKRQIRHLRAFRIAVVKDGPDVKLFTNPGALTKLALWVGEAVRIQEKDKADGYKIAGKRGMGTPLVLAGLDEDRNVYVVVGTGGGGGVIDFAAAAQRREDRKKKKEAHERKRAEREERRAKRAAECAEQGEDEPDDSESEEEDSSSSSSDSESDDEQARFTGHKFLKNRFGIAFQEVVRETNARVRIDSFEHCVVEVQKEDLGGFLEALSFRSVVG, via the exons ATGTATCTGCCTAGGTCTCTTATATCTCTTCTTTATTCTCATTTGCTCCGATCTCACCACCCTCTCTCTCCGCCCGTCCTAATCCTTGCGGCGCTCGAGCCAGATGCACTATGCGCGTGCCGAATTCTTACTGCCTTGCTAAAAAGGGATTATATTCCTCATAAAATACAACCAATTGATGGCTATGGGGATCTCGCTCGTGCTGGCGAGGAACTTGTTCAGCCGATGCAAACGACAATGGGCGGTAGTGGAGGCATTGTGATTTGCATGGGCGTGGGCGGGCTTGTAGATTTAGGCGAGATTCTTGGTCTTGAAACCGATGGCGAGACGGGAGATATGGGTGGTGTGGAGGTCTGGGTTATTGACGCGAGAAGACCGTGGAATCTGGGGAATGTTTTTGGAGGACATCCAGAACGTGCCCAACCGGAAGAGACCAACGAGATGTCGAAAACGCGTGCTGCTGGTGTGGATAGAGGTCGCATAACAGAGTCATATAAACCCGGGAAAGGCGGGATCATTGTTTATGACGATGGTGATATCGAAGACGATCTTGCCGCACAAAGAGACGCTTATTGTAGCTTGGAGGCAATGCCGGAAATTGACGATGATAGCGACGAGAGTGATGGATCTGACAGCGATGGAGATTCGGAGGAGGAGGCGGGAAGACCTacgaagaaaagaaaatcatgGTCCAGTCGAGAGGACGAAGACTCTGGTGACGAGGACGGACCACCACGACAGCGTAGAAGGAGCAATTCA GGATCCTCGGTGTCCACCCTCAACCCCTATCTAACTTCACAGCGAGACTCATCGCAGTCATCGCGTTCTCCCTCCCCGCGTTCACGCTCTGTCTCTCCTGAAACACCAACGGCGCCATCCGCACGTACCCTACGACGACGGTTAATTCGACTTAAGCGAAAACATGAAGATGTACTTCGAGCTTACTACTCTCTCGGGACATCATATTCCGAACCCATCTCCTCCATCCTTTACTCATTAGCGTCGGAACTTGGCCGTGAAGATAATGACATTTTGTGGCTTGCAATTATTGGGGTCTGTAGCCTGGAGCTATCCGGCCGTACCATGTCGGGGGTAGGAATATCGGACTCATCCGAGTCTGGCGGATCAGCAGGTTGGGGTGGAGGAAGGGGTGAGCGAATACGTCAGCTTCTACGAGACGAAGTTCGACGTCTGAACCCCCCGGGCGACAGTGAAAATGGGCGTGAAGCTATGCGAAGTGAAGTCAATAGCGTCATACCAACCACTGGACGATCACCCACAGACACTTCCATCTTGCTATCGCCTGAACCACGGCTTTTATTACTACGACATTGGTCTCTCTATGAGAGCATGCTTCATAGTCCCTACTTAGCGCCCAGGTTACACGTCTGGAACGAAACAGGGCGAAGAAGGCTTCGTAAGCTCCTTGCTAAGATGGGTGTGAGTCTCACCCAATGCCACCAAAATTATACCCATATGGACATGGATTTAAAGCGCGATCTACGACAAAAGATGTTGAAGTACGCGCCGATGTATGGGTTGGAAGGGTTGGTGCCTCCTCCCTCATCAGGAGGTTTTTCAGGGACTCGGGAAGGATGGGGCTTTGTTCGCAATTGGGGATGGAAGGCCTGCCTCTCTGCGACCGACATTGGCGTAATTATTGGTGCAATCCTGGAAGTCGGCTCACTCCAATCTGGCGTATCCATTGCTGCTAAACAAGATGCTCCCAAAGAGTCGGACGAGAAGGAAAATACTGATTCTTCCTCCAACCAAGATTCGCCCAGTATTCTTGCCCGATTCTGGGATGCTTATGATGCCCTTTCACCCACATCCTCCGAATCACCTACTGAACTCCTTAAGTTCCTTCCTCTGGCTCAACACTTGCATCGTGCAATCTTACGCACTGGGACGTCACTGCTATCCAAAAGGCAGATTCGACATTTGCGCGCGTTTCGCATTGCTGTCGTGAAAGACGGACCAGATGTCAAACTGTTTACGAATCCCGGCGCATTGACCAAGCTAGCTTTATGGGTGGGTGAGGCTGTCCGCATTCAAGAGAAAGACAAGGCGGACGGATATAAGATTGCAGGTAAACGAGGAATGGGAACTCCACTTGTTTTGGCAGGATTGGACGAAGATAGAAATGTTTATGTTGTCGTCGGAACCGGCGGAGGGGGTGGGGTGATTGACTTTGCTGCTGCAGCCCAGCGCAGAGAAGAccggaaaaagaagaaagaagctCACGAGAGAAAACGTGCTGAGCGCGAAGAACGCCGTGCCAAACGTGCTGCCGAGTGTGCAGAGCAAGGAGAGGACGAGCCAGATGATTCGGAAAGTGAAGAGGAGGATTCATCGTCTTCAAGTTCTGATTCCGAGTCAGATGATGAGCAGGCAAGATTTACAGGGCACAAGTTTCTCAAAAACCGCTTTGGGATTGCATTCCAAGAAGTGGTACGCGAGACAAATGCGCGTGTTCGCATTGATAGCTTTGAGCATTGCGTGGTAGAGGTGCAAAAGGAGGATCTGGGTGGATTTTTAGAGGCGCTGAGTTTCAGAAGCGTTGTAGGTTGA
- a CDS encoding uncharacterized protein (EggNog:ENOG410PS4Z~COG:S), with protein MPLLTLHLLRLQPNTDVRNFVHSVRSSPDVEVVVASRPRRYVIRPEIIDVHHLTNQQWDLMLLLRSAGNGIPPALRSAVSAEYSVNAGIPSKLLKTYPQLDAKLKREASSAPLTSSLEKARNRSSSQSLELSADLLAFMDELVKEHDKPVTMLNLLHFHPNGKPEYFKYGQGFISVAGKRGGDAKIVGNVVKPPSGQTDSRGEADRLENEWWNEISIVHYPSIRHFCDMLAGEDYQEINSKHRLGALRDTILLCTTEIDVEDAQPNSKL; from the exons ATGCCTCTTCTCACCCTTCACCTCCTCCGCCTGCAGCCAAACACGGACGTCAGGAACTTCGTGCACTCAGTGCGAAGCTCTCCAGATGTCGAAGTTGTAGTGGCCTCTCGACCGCGGCGATATGTCATTCGCCCTGAGATAATCGATGTCCATCATCTAACCAATCAACAGTGGGATCTTATGCTGCTGCTCCGCTCAGCTGGAAATGGGATTCCCCCAGCCCTGCGGTCTGCTGTCAGCGCAGAGTATTCAGTGAACGCTGGAATCCCATCCAAACTCCTCAAAACGTATCCGCAGCTTGACGCAAAGCTAAAACGAGAGGCCTCATCAGCGCCTTTAACTAGTTCGCTGGAAAAGGCTCGCAATAGATCATCGTCTCAATCCTTGGAGCTATCGGCAGATCTTCTGGCGTTTATGGATGAGCTGGTCAAGGAGCATGACAAGCCGGTCACCATGCTCAaccttcttcattttcatccCAACGGGAAGCCAGAATACTTCAAATACGGACAG GGGTTTATTTCAGTTGCCGGAAAGCGTGGGGGAGACGCGAAAATCGTCGGTAACGTGGTAAAACCCCCTAGTGGCCAAACCGACTCAAGAGGGGAGGCAGATAGACTCGAGAATGAATGGTGGAATGAGATATCTATCGTCCATTACCCTTCCATCCGTCATTTCTGCGATATGTTAGCAGGCGAAGACTACCAGGAGATCAATTCAAAACATAGGCTTGGG GCACTTCGAGATACAATACTTCTCTGCACCACAGAAATTGATGTTGAAGACGCGCAGCCAAATTCGAAACTCTAA